Proteins encoded by one window of Mustela erminea isolate mMusErm1 chromosome 5, mMusErm1.Pri, whole genome shotgun sequence:
- the LOC116589957 gene encoding olfactory receptor 4L1-like, with translation MDLKNVSVVTEFILLGFSGQWELQIFFFVTFSLIYSATVLGNILIMVIVTISSNLHSPMYFLLGNLSFLDMCLSTVTTPRMITDLLNEHKTISIWGCMTQMFFMHLFGGAEATLLIAMAFDRYVAICKPLHYRTIMNQRLLSGFVIFSWTIGFVHTMSQMVLTVNLPFCGPNVIDNIFCDLPLDIKLACTDTYTLEFFVIADSGLLSFICFILLLVSYTVILITVQQRSSGGLSKALSTLSAHIIVVTLFFGPCIFIYAWPFNSFAGNKVLAVFYTVITPLLNPIIYTLRNQKMQRAMRKLQFQHVISTQNF, from the coding sequence ATGGatcttaaaaatgtatctgtAGTGACTGAGTTTATTTTACTAGGATTTTCTGGACAATGGGAacttcagattttcttctttgtaacatTCTCCTTAATCTACAGTGCTACTGTGTTGGGAAATATTCTCATTATGGTCATAGTGACAATTAGTTCCAACCTTCATTCTCCCATGTATTTCCTCCTTGGAAACCTCTCTTTTCTAGATATGTGCCTCTCCACTGTCACAACACCCAGAATGATCACAGACTTACTCAATGAGCACAAGACCATCTCCATATGGGGCTGCATGACCCAGATGTTCTTTATGCACTTATTTGGGGGTGCTGAGGCAACTCTTTTGATAGCCATGGCCTTTGACAGATATGTAGCCATATGCAAACCCCTGCACTACAGGACAATCATGAACCAGAGACTGCTGAGTGGATTTGTAATATTTTCATGGACAATTGGGTTTGTACACACCATGAGCCAGATGGTACTAACAGTAAACTTGCCTTTCTGTGGCCCCAATGTCATAGACAATATATTTTGTGACCTTCCCCTTGATATTAAGCTTGCTTGTACGGACACATACACGCTGGAATTCTTTGTCATTGCTGACAGTGGGCTGCTCTCATTCATCTGTTTCATCCTCCTCCTTGTCTCCTACACTGTCATCCTGATCACTGTACAACAAAGATCATCCGGAGGGCTCTCCAAGGCTCTGTCCACACTGTCTGCACACATCATTGTGGTCACTCTGTTCTTTGGACCTTGTATCTTTATCTATGCCTGGCCATTCAACAGTTTTGCAGGCAATAAAGTCCTTGCTGTATTTTACACTGTTATCACACCCTTACTGAATCCTATTATTTATACcctgagaaatcagaaaatgcaaAGGGCCATGAGAAAATTACAGTTCCAACATGTTATCTCTACACAGAACTTCTAG
- the LOC116589958 gene encoding olfactory receptor 4N5 has protein sequence MERENNTLVTEFILLGLTQSQQAQLLVFVLVLVFYLIILPGNFLIILTIRSDPGLTAPLYFFLGNLAFLDASYSFIVAPRMLVDFLSEKKIISYRGCITQLFFLHFLGAGEMFLLVVMAFDRYIAICHPLHYSTVMNPRVCYALLLALWLGGFTHSIVQVALILHLPFCGPNKLDNFFCDVPQVIKLACTDTFVVELLMVSNSGLLTLLCFLGLLTSYAVILCRVQGHSSEGKNKALSTCTTHIIIVFLMFGPAIFIYTRPFRAFPADKVVSLFHTVIFPLMNPVIYTLRNQEVKASMKKLLNRHMAY, from the coding sequence atggagagggagaataaCACACTGGTGACAGAATTCATCCTCCTCGGTCTGACCCAGTCTCAACAGGCTCAACTCCTAGTTTTCGTGTTAGTCTTAGTTTTCTACCTCATCATCCTCCCCGGAAATTTCCTCATCATCCTCACCATCAGATCAGACCCTGGCCTCACAGCCCCACTCTACTTCTTTCTGGGCAATTTGGCTTTCCTTGATGCATCCTATTCCTTCATTGTGGCTCCGAGGATGCTGGTGGACTTCCTCTCCGAGAAGAAAATAATCTCCTACAGAGGCTGCATCACTCAGCTCTTTTTCTTGCACtttctgggggcgggggagatgTTCCTTCTTGTTGTGATGGCCTTTGACCGCTACATCGCCATCTGTCATCCTTTGCACTATTCCACGGTCATGAACCCTAGAGTATGCTATGCCTTGCTGTTGGCTCTGTGGCTTGGAGGCTTCACTCATTCCATTGTACAAGTAGCCCTTATTCTCCACTTGCCCTTCTGTGGTCCAAACAAGCTGGATAACTTCTTCTGTGATGTGCCACAGGTCATCAAGCTGGCCTGCACAGACACTTTTGTGGTGGAGCTCCTGATGGTGTCCAACAGTGGCCTGCTTACCCTGCTGTGCTTCCTGGGACTTCTGACCTCCTATGCAGTCATCCTCTGCCGTGTGCAGGGACATTCCTCTGAGGGGAAGAATAAGGCTCTTTCCACATGTACCACACACATTATCATTGTGTTTCTGATGTTTGGACCTGCCATCTTCATCTATACTCGCCCATTCAGAGCCTTCCCAGCTGACAAAGTGGTTTCTCTCTTTCACACGGTCATCTTTCCTTTGATGAACCCTGTGATTTATACCCTTCGCAACCAGGAAGTGAAAGCTTCTATGAAGAAGTTACTGAATCGTCACATGGCTTACTGA